A single window of Thalassomonas viridans DNA harbors:
- a CDS encoding pepsin-like aspartic protease has protein sequence MTGKDKDNDNSIHIPICNVYAKGDYCAQLLLGSEQTPVNLILDTGSSTLVVEQKVYQPQKDQELQPTSFAQEVNYGIGGWDGPVVTTSVTIGNQQDQLTLKQTPLALVSCDLQNKTFGEADGMFGLAYRHLNKSYDLKNYLQQNNITPAVTYPWPFSHDAKAHEQAGQNNVNIAAAKASSLNQQPDEINSDDLRHFNQFLWQSPKKNIIPYFTSLEEHDLIDNKFAFYSKRSSIYVANDNATTAELAQHPLNKGALILGGGEEQTQLYKGEFKILPVEHDIYYNVSLSSIQVGNQPPIPAPPLAAKHQKSYFTNAIIDTGASLVVLPSEMYQQMLKDFAAISADFTALLTPFKEISAQETGIDSSLLDLAKWPDITFNFKGENNELVSLVCKPATYWQTNSPKADKASFKILTQLPNWPNQSILGLPLINNYYLIFDRSVNGTGVIKCATPC, from the coding sequence ATGACAGGAAAAGATAAGGATAACGATAACAGCATCCATATTCCCATCTGTAACGTGTACGCCAAAGGAGATTACTGCGCACAACTGCTACTCGGCAGTGAACAAACCCCGGTAAACCTGATTTTAGATACCGGCAGCAGCACCTTAGTGGTTGAACAAAAAGTTTATCAGCCGCAAAAAGATCAAGAATTACAACCAACCTCATTTGCCCAGGAGGTTAATTATGGTATCGGCGGCTGGGACGGCCCGGTTGTCACCACTTCGGTCACTATAGGTAACCAGCAAGATCAGTTAACCTTAAAACAAACACCACTGGCCCTGGTTTCCTGTGACCTGCAAAATAAAACCTTTGGTGAGGCCGACGGTATGTTTGGCCTTGCTTATCGTCATCTCAATAAAAGTTATGACCTGAAAAATTATTTACAGCAAAACAATATCACCCCGGCAGTCACCTACCCCTGGCCCTTTAGCCATGATGCCAAAGCACATGAACAGGCCGGTCAGAATAACGTCAACATAGCCGCGGCTAAAGCCAGCAGTTTAAACCAGCAGCCGGACGAGATTAACAGCGACGATTTAAGACATTTTAATCAGTTTTTGTGGCAGTCACCGAAAAAAAATATCATTCCATATTTCACTTCATTGGAAGAGCATGACTTAATTGACAACAAGTTCGCTTTTTACAGCAAACGCTCCAGTATTTATGTTGCCAATGATAATGCCACCACGGCCGAACTGGCACAGCATCCCCTGAACAAGGGAGCGCTAATTCTCGGCGGCGGTGAAGAACAAACCCAACTTTATAAAGGGGAGTTTAAAATTCTGCCGGTGGAACATGACATCTATTACAATGTCAGCCTAAGCTCAATACAAGTAGGCAATCAACCACCTATCCCTGCCCCGCCGCTGGCTGCAAAACACCAGAAAAGTTACTTCACCAATGCCATCATAGATACCGGTGCCTCACTGGTAGTACTGCCCAGTGAGATGTACCAACAAATGCTCAAGGACTTTGCCGCCATCTCCGCAGATTTCACCGCCTTGCTCACCCCTTTTAAGGAAATTTCAGCCCAGGAAACCGGCATAGACAGTTCACTGTTAGACTTAGCAAAGTGGCCGGATATCACCTTTAATTTTAAAGGCGAGAATAATGAGCTAGTCAGTTTGGTGTGCAAACCTGCCACCTACTGGCAAACCAACAGCCCTAAAGCAGATAAAGCCAGCTTTAAAATATTGACCCAACTGCCTAACTGGCCAAATCAGAGTATTCTCGGCCTGCCTTTAATTAATAACTATTATTTGATTTTCGACCGTTCTGTTAACGGCACCGGAGTTATCAAATGTGCTACCCCCTGTTAG
- a CDS encoding dipeptidase, with product MNKLHKKIKKFSPGALLMGLALSFSPYVQAGNVSTLADKTARYAAETYYDDMVVSLGELVKFNTVAREGVSVFDNPVHQAFKAELARQAKELGLDFTDHGAVVVIGLGQGKERLGIVTHGDVQPANPAKWAKSPFELDMASEPGNIIGRGTEDDKGPISSALYAMKAIKDAGISLSKRIELYVYMAEESDWGPLEDFIREHELPGVNITLDSEYPVVTAEKGYGSLKMTFPDKAVTGKSPYLSRFSGGFFGSQIPEDAVAVIENTDAKLVKRLKAKAAGYKTLSFDFTAGGQRLTVKASGTSAHSSKPESGVNAITHLADLLADIRWPGNASGALVNFVNDYMGTGLYGEKFGDIAYRDDFMGPLTVQLTVLKQESNGIRLNINLRRPQGKSSEQLDKELRAALDRWQQKNKLTLLDISTWIGEPFVQENAPQTKTLLSVFSHYTGVKKPEPIAIGGSTNSKLFPNAVSFGPSMPGEVYSGHSEHEFISAAQFKLNLKMYTAVMIELAK from the coding sequence TTGAATAAATTACATAAAAAGATAAAGAAGTTTTCCCCCGGTGCTTTGTTGATGGGCCTGGCCTTAAGCTTTAGCCCTTATGTACAGGCCGGAAACGTTAGCACTTTAGCGGATAAAACGGCCCGCTACGCAGCAGAGACTTACTATGATGATATGGTCGTTAGCCTGGGGGAATTGGTTAAATTTAATACGGTTGCCCGTGAAGGTGTTTCCGTGTTTGATAACCCTGTACATCAGGCCTTTAAGGCTGAACTGGCGCGTCAGGCAAAAGAGTTGGGACTGGATTTTACCGATCACGGCGCCGTGGTGGTTATTGGTTTAGGCCAGGGTAAGGAGCGGCTTGGCATTGTCACCCACGGGGATGTGCAGCCGGCAAATCCGGCAAAATGGGCAAAATCACCGTTTGAGCTGGATATGGCCTCTGAGCCGGGCAATATTATTGGCCGGGGCACGGAAGATGATAAAGGCCCCATTTCATCGGCCCTGTATGCCATGAAAGCCATTAAGGATGCCGGTATTTCCCTGAGTAAACGCATTGAATTATATGTGTATATGGCGGAAGAGTCTGACTGGGGGCCGCTGGAGGATTTTATTAGGGAGCACGAGTTGCCCGGCGTTAATATCACCCTGGATTCCGAGTATCCGGTGGTGACGGCTGAGAAAGGTTATGGCAGCCTTAAAATGACTTTCCCCGATAAAGCCGTTACCGGGAAGTCCCCTTATTTAAGCCGTTTTAGCGGTGGTTTTTTTGGCAGCCAGATCCCTGAAGATGCCGTTGCCGTGATAGAAAATACCGATGCGAAACTGGTTAAACGGTTAAAAGCAAAAGCTGCGGGTTATAAGACCCTGAGTTTTGATTTCACTGCCGGCGGGCAGCGGTTAACGGTGAAAGCTTCGGGTACTTCTGCCCATTCGTCAAAACCTGAGTCCGGTGTTAATGCCATTACCCATTTGGCGGATTTACTGGCAGACATTCGCTGGCCCGGTAATGCCAGCGGCGCCCTGGTAAATTTTGTTAACGACTATATGGGCACAGGTTTGTACGGGGAAAAGTTTGGCGATATCGCTTATCGGGACGACTTTATGGGGCCACTGACGGTGCAGCTGACGGTACTCAAACAGGAAAGCAACGGCATAAGGTTAAACATTAATCTGCGCCGGCCGCAGGGAAAATCAAGCGAACAGCTGGATAAGGAGCTTAGGGCTGCGCTGGATCGCTGGCAACAAAAAAACAAGCTAACCCTGTTAGATATCAGCACCTGGATAGGCGAGCCTTTTGTACAGGAGAATGCGCCGCAAACCAAGACCCTGTTATCGGTTTTTTCCCACTATACCGGGGTTAAAAAACCTGAGCCGATTGCCATAGGGGGCTCGACCAATTCCAAGCTGTTTCCGAATGCCGTGAGTTTTGGTCCGTCAATGCCGGGAGAAGTTTATAGCGGACATTCCGAGCATGAATTTATCAGCGCAGCGCAATTTAAGCTCAACCTGAAAATGTATACTGCCGTGATGATTGAACTGGCAAAATAA
- a CDS encoding glutathione S-transferase family protein: MSRILYSGNRNASSWAFRAWLALREQGIDFEEVMIDIRRPQRWKNLAEIGTFSPPAAVPVLVDDETVIFDSSAIMEYANELGDGSLLPRDIKLRARARALVAWQHSTLGKLCPCLSFESAFYPDKKQLSADEIVNAEWIYGIWQQQLESIGGTYLVGDYSLADIALVPSVLRLTAHHEIPEHYPLVINWTGRLINRPHVQEWLTQAYALEPIYCQGYYSS; encoded by the coding sequence ATGAGCAGAATACTTTATAGCGGCAACCGCAATGCTTCGAGCTGGGCGTTTCGTGCCTGGCTCGCCCTTCGTGAGCAGGGTATCGATTTTGAAGAAGTCATGATAGATATCAGGCGGCCTCAGCGCTGGAAAAACCTGGCGGAAATAGGCACTTTTTCTCCGCCGGCAGCCGTGCCTGTGCTGGTAGATGACGAAACCGTTATTTTTGATTCTTCCGCTATTATGGAGTATGCCAATGAGCTGGGAGACGGTTCATTGCTGCCGCGGGACATTAAGCTCAGGGCCAGGGCACGCGCGCTGGTGGCCTGGCAGCACTCCACTTTAGGCAAGCTATGCCCCTGTTTGTCATTTGAAAGTGCCTTTTACCCGGATAAAAAACAACTGAGTGCCGATGAAATCGTGAACGCCGAATGGATTTACGGGATTTGGCAGCAGCAGCTGGAGAGCATAGGAGGGACATATTTAGTCGGGGACTATTCTTTGGCGGATATTGCCTTGGTGCCTTCGGTATTAAGGTTAACCGCCCATCATGAGATACCGGAGCACTATCCTTTAGTGATTAACTGGACCGGGCGGCTGATAAACCGCCCGCATGTGCAAGAATGGCTGACGCAAGCCTATGCGTTGGAGCCTATTTATTGCCAGGGGTATTACAGCAGTTAA
- a CDS encoding LysR substrate-binding domain-containing protein, whose translation MDKRLKHLGILRGFESAARHNSYSKAADELFISQAAVSQQMRQLEQALGVKLFVRHKREMQLTPSGKTLYQATHEAFNTLIRALNSIQDEGIPGSLTITSTQSFASLWLMPRLYRFSVKHPQVSIKIAGSNHIEDLRHSHIDLAIRFGAGARQQTQSGLHCEAFGEEEVYPVCTPALAKEMNLKKPQDILKCWLINLRNASLNDWQIWFSEAGIENHQQHKMWTEVTSTDLALSAVLSGHGITLSSKSLFTQYVDTGQLVIPFNIKHPLTVPRYLVYDNNSAKKQRLALFIAWLKEEMSIYENTARPA comes from the coding sequence ATGGATAAAAGACTAAAACATTTGGGCATACTGCGTGGTTTTGAAAGCGCCGCCCGCCATAACAGCTACAGTAAAGCCGCTGACGAGCTGTTTATTTCCCAGGCGGCCGTCAGCCAGCAGATGCGCCAGTTAGAGCAGGCCCTTGGCGTAAAGTTGTTTGTGCGCCATAAACGGGAAATGCAGCTAACCCCAAGCGGCAAAACCCTGTACCAGGCCACCCATGAAGCCTTTAACACCCTGATCCGGGCATTAAACAGCATCCAGGATGAAGGGATCCCCGGCAGCCTGACCATCACCTCCACCCAGTCTTTTGCCTCCCTCTGGCTTATGCCCAGGTTGTACCGTTTTTCTGTGAAACACCCGCAGGTCAGTATCAAGATCGCCGGCTCCAACCATATCGAAGACCTGCGGCACAGCCATATCGACCTGGCGATACGCTTTGGCGCAGGAGCCAGGCAGCAAACCCAATCCGGCCTTCATTGCGAAGCTTTCGGGGAAGAAGAAGTCTACCCGGTTTGCACCCCGGCCCTGGCGAAAGAAATGAACCTGAAAAAACCTCAGGATATTTTAAAATGCTGGCTGATCAACCTGCGCAATGCCAGCCTCAATGACTGGCAGATCTGGTTCAGCGAAGCCGGCATAGAAAACCATCAGCAGCACAAAATGTGGACGGAAGTCACCTCCACCGACTTAGCCCTGAGCGCCGTACTCAGCGGCCATGGTATTACCTTATCCAGCAAATCTCTCTTTACCCAGTATGTCGATACCGGACAATTGGTTATACCTTTTAACATCAAACACCCCCTCACGGTGCCCAGATATCTGGTTTATGATAACAACTCCGCCAAAAAACAAAGGCTGGCGCTTTTTATCGCCTGGCTTAAAGAGGAAATGAGCATTTATGAAAACACCGCACGGCCGGCATAA
- a CDS encoding SAM-dependent methyltransferase has protein sequence MSGNLVCVGIGMTLGAHICPIAKSYIQEADVVFSGVSNGIVELWIQEMHNDVRSLQQFYSAGKSRNITYSEMVNAMLTEVRAGKKVVGAFYGHPGVFAYAPHRSIELARVEGFDAKMIPGISAEDCLFADLGIDPGKYGCAQFEASQLMFYQRKIDTSAYLILWQVGIAGDQSLEKRSTSKAYRQVLTDLLAEDYSLDHQVILYEAAVLPIDTTRIEKLTLAEFLNAELSQHTTMVIPPSKKMQSNDVILKRLAELDSALQE, from the coding sequence ATGTCAGGTAATTTAGTGTGTGTTGGCATTGGCATGACCTTAGGGGCCCATATTTGTCCAATTGCTAAGAGCTATATCCAGGAAGCTGATGTCGTTTTTTCTGGTGTTTCTAATGGTATTGTCGAGTTATGGATTCAAGAAATGCATAATGATGTACGTAGCTTGCAGCAATTTTATAGTGCAGGAAAGTCCAGAAACATAACCTATAGCGAAATGGTTAATGCAATGCTTACTGAAGTTCGAGCAGGAAAAAAAGTTGTAGGTGCTTTTTACGGACATCCCGGCGTTTTTGCTTATGCTCCTCACAGATCAATTGAATTGGCCCGAGTTGAAGGTTTTGATGCTAAGATGATCCCTGGCATCTCAGCAGAAGATTGCCTTTTTGCCGATCTTGGTATTGACCCGGGTAAATATGGCTGTGCTCAATTTGAAGCCAGTCAGTTGATGTTTTACCAAAGAAAAATCGACACGAGTGCATATTTAATTCTCTGGCAAGTAGGCATTGCCGGAGATCAATCATTAGAAAAACGTTCTACGAGCAAAGCCTATCGCCAGGTATTGACTGACCTACTTGCCGAAGATTATTCCTTAGATCATCAAGTCATTTTATATGAAGCAGCAGTACTGCCCATAGACACTACCCGCATAGAAAAACTCACTTTAGCAGAGTTTCTCAATGCCGAGTTATCACAGCATACAACCATGGTGATACCTCCCAGCAAAAAAATGCAATCTAATGATGTTATTTTAAAACGCTTAGCTGAACTGGACTCGGCTTTACAAGAATAA
- a CDS encoding Lrp/AsnC family transcriptional regulator, whose translation MDSFDKKILEALQQNNRLSSLELGQKIGLSATACQRRLKKLRQSGVISKEVAVLDPVAFNNYVTVIVEVVMKQGGVESIESFKQRMLAQPHVQQCYYMAGNIDFILVITAPNMQAYEQLTQKLFLCDQNIQKFHSNIVMDKVKAGLNIPV comes from the coding sequence ATGGATAGCTTTGATAAAAAAATTCTTGAAGCATTACAACAAAACAACCGCCTTTCCAGCCTGGAACTGGGGCAGAAAATAGGCCTGTCGGCAACCGCCTGCCAGCGCAGGTTAAAAAAATTGCGCCAAAGCGGCGTGATCAGTAAAGAAGTCGCTGTTTTAGACCCGGTAGCTTTTAATAACTATGTGACGGTTATTGTCGAAGTGGTTATGAAACAAGGAGGTGTGGAGAGCATCGAAAGCTTCAAACAACGTATGTTGGCACAGCCGCATGTGCAGCAATGCTACTATATGGCAGGCAATATTGACTTTATTTTAGTGATCACTGCCCCCAATATGCAGGCCTACGAACAGTTAACCCAAAAGCTGTTTTTATGCGATCAAAACATACAGAAGTTCCATTCAAATATAGTTATGGACAAGGTTAAAGCAGGTTTAAACATCCCTGTTTAA
- a CDS encoding GGDEF domain-containing protein, whose product MKRITFGLLLLLSTTFTVKAESSAHISKDFDEQLQYADKIRSSDPELSNTILLELQKHEELLTAEQQHYLKYLLAYQLTFQGTPDKGLKQFKELAESKASKSLKFRTNITIINTLANTQKWNEGLAYLSKALELLPSIENKEIMQTGLMVAANFYNQLGQYELGYKYAEKLNLLPINDRNLCLSKGVIIEAKINLELLAENSDEIKQGIEICDKVGETLMSSFIRSFLVRLHLNKQQPDKALNILLPNLEVVENSHYPRLIIIFYSSIAKAYSFKQNYIQSEKYALKTIAQAELLGASQPVVQAYEILYKIAEQRKEFQLALKYHVNYTKANKTYLDNIKTKHLAYQLAEHQAIEQETRIKLLNEQNKLLRVEQDLAQAEAENNKLFISLLIALSTLLIFWAYKSRLTQKRLRQMAEYDSLTGIYNRGHFTQLARSSLEYCQSSNLPLSCILFDLDKFKTINDNYGHACGDWVLKKTADVCRNIGRKNDIFVRLGGEEFCIFLPGCDLTTAKEFAELCRQEVAAIDSTESGFSFDITASFGLTSAKLSGFDLDKIIADADQAMYLSKNNGRNRITLFTP is encoded by the coding sequence ATGAAACGCATAACTTTCGGTTTATTATTGCTTTTGAGCACTACTTTCACGGTAAAAGCCGAGAGTAGTGCTCATATCTCAAAAGATTTTGATGAGCAGTTACAATATGCTGACAAAATAAGAAGCAGTGACCCAGAGTTATCTAACACTATACTGCTTGAACTGCAAAAACACGAAGAGCTTCTGACAGCAGAACAACAACACTATTTAAAATATTTATTAGCTTACCAACTTACTTTTCAGGGCACCCCTGATAAAGGACTGAAACAGTTCAAAGAACTTGCAGAGTCAAAAGCAAGTAAGTCTCTCAAGTTCAGAACGAATATTACTATTATCAACACACTTGCAAACACTCAAAAATGGAATGAAGGACTAGCATATTTATCAAAGGCATTAGAACTTTTACCCTCTATAGAAAATAAAGAAATAATGCAGACTGGCCTTATGGTTGCGGCAAACTTTTATAACCAACTAGGACAGTACGAACTAGGATATAAATACGCCGAAAAATTAAACCTTTTGCCTATCAATGACCGAAACCTATGTCTAAGCAAGGGGGTCATAATAGAAGCAAAAATTAACCTTGAGCTCTTGGCTGAAAACAGCGATGAAATCAAACAAGGTATTGAAATCTGTGATAAAGTAGGTGAGACCTTAATGAGCAGTTTTATTCGTTCATTTCTTGTTCGTTTACATCTCAACAAACAGCAACCTGATAAAGCGTTAAATATTTTACTACCAAATCTAGAAGTTGTTGAAAATAGCCACTACCCACGTCTAATTATCATTTTTTATTCTTCTATAGCAAAAGCATATAGTTTCAAACAAAACTATATTCAGAGTGAAAAATATGCACTTAAAACAATAGCACAGGCAGAACTTTTAGGAGCATCGCAGCCTGTAGTTCAAGCTTACGAAATCTTATATAAAATTGCAGAGCAGCGAAAAGAATTCCAATTAGCACTTAAATACCATGTAAATTATACCAAGGCTAACAAAACTTATCTGGACAATATTAAAACAAAACATCTGGCCTATCAGTTAGCAGAGCATCAAGCTATTGAGCAGGAAACTCGTATAAAGTTATTGAATGAACAAAACAAACTCTTACGAGTCGAGCAAGACCTTGCACAAGCTGAAGCAGAAAACAACAAGCTCTTTATTTCTCTGCTGATCGCCTTATCGACCCTGCTGATATTCTGGGCCTATAAAAGCCGGTTAACCCAGAAGCGTTTAAGACAAATGGCAGAATATGACTCCCTAACCGGCATTTATAACCGTGGCCACTTTACCCAGCTGGCACGAAGCTCTCTGGAATATTGCCAAAGCAGTAACCTGCCGTTAAGTTGTATCTTATTTGATCTCGATAAATTTAAAACCATCAACGACAACTACGGCCATGCCTGCGGCGACTGGGTGTTGAAAAAAACGGCCGATGTCTGCCGTAATATCGGCCGGAAAAATGATATTTTTGTCCGCCTTGGCGGCGAAGAGTTTTGCATCTTTTTACCCGGTTGCGATCTGACAACCGCTAAAGAATTTGCCGAGCTTTGCCGACAGGAAGTTGCCGCCATTGACAGCACAGAGTCCGGCTTTAGCTTTGATATCACTGCAAGTTTTGGTCTCACCAGTGCCAAGCTTTCCGGGTTTGACCTGGATAAAATCATCGCCGATGCCGATCAGGCCATGTACTTGTCCAAAAACAATGGCCGCAACCGGATCACTTTGTTTACCCCTTAA
- a CDS encoding GNAT family N-acetyltransferase, whose product MANQICSKESQKACFNSERLFFRPLTAQDKDLYFSLYTDKQVMRYIGPPFNHEQAQQLFTFTLNNSNSYGDLRLSWTIIEIDSQKSIGILALTWDLTQSNTASIGIMLSPDSQGKGFGLEAQGALIEYGFTQLSLRRIYSQFATSNLANKHIYNELGFVTDINTNNSKTTSNQLTAISCYLEKQAWQHNFIQYIPD is encoded by the coding sequence ATGGCTAACCAAATTTGCTCAAAAGAAAGTCAGAAAGCTTGTTTTAACAGTGAACGGTTATTTTTCCGTCCACTGACAGCACAAGATAAAGACCTCTATTTTTCGCTCTATACCGACAAGCAAGTAATGCGATATATCGGCCCCCCCTTTAATCACGAGCAGGCACAACAACTTTTCACATTTACTCTAAACAACAGCAATAGCTATGGCGATCTACGTCTAAGCTGGACAATTATCGAGATCGACAGTCAAAAAAGTATAGGCATACTGGCCCTTACCTGGGATTTAACACAAAGTAACACTGCCAGTATTGGCATCATGCTTAGTCCCGACAGCCAGGGAAAAGGTTTCGGACTGGAAGCACAAGGAGCACTGATCGAATATGGTTTTACACAGTTATCTCTAAGACGTATTTATTCACAGTTCGCTACTTCTAACCTTGCAAATAAACACATCTATAACGAGCTGGGGTTTGTTACCGATATAAATACAAACAACTCCAAAACCACCAGCAACCAATTGACAGCAATATCCTGTTATCTTGAAAAACAAGCATGGCAACACAACTTCATTCAATACATCCCGGATTAA
- a CDS encoding LexA family protein: MSIASRIKARMDEKKLRAVDLVKLTGVSKGTVSQWLNDIAKPRGENLLKLADALACKVDWLLLGKGGKDVDPVSNIEPGPEIKGHYPLISWVQAGAWSAIFEIDALEAESFPCPVKCSSQTFVLSVQGISMEPVFREGDLIFVDPLAESHHGSYIVARLEDQNEATFKQLIIEQGKKYLKPANPNWPEQIIPITSDCSIVGTVVFAGKIF, from the coding sequence ATGAGCATAGCATCACGAATAAAAGCAAGAATGGATGAGAAAAAATTACGCGCCGTGGACCTGGTGAAGTTAACCGGCGTATCCAAAGGCACGGTAAGCCAGTGGTTAAACGATATCGCCAAGCCCAGGGGGGAAAACCTGTTAAAGCTGGCTGATGCCCTGGCCTGCAAGGTTGACTGGTTATTACTCGGCAAAGGCGGCAAGGATGTAGATCCGGTTTCTAATATCGAGCCCGGACCGGAAATTAAAGGCCATTATCCCCTGATCAGTTGGGTGCAGGCCGGCGCCTGGTCGGCTATTTTTGAAATAGATGCGCTGGAAGCGGAAAGCTTCCCCTGCCCGGTCAAGTGCAGCAGCCAAACCTTTGTCCTCAGTGTTCAGGGCATCAGCATGGAGCCGGTCTTCCGCGAAGGGGATCTGATCTTTGTCGACCCGCTGGCAGAATCCCACCACGGCTCTTATATCGTTGCCAGGTTAGAAGATCAGAACGAAGCCACTTTTAAGCAGCTGATCATAGAGCAAGGGAAAAAATACCTGAAACCGGCAAACCCCAACTGGCCGGAACAAATAATTCCTATCACCAGTGACTGCTCTATCGTCGGCACCGTAGTTTTTGCCGGTAAGATATTCTAA
- a CDS encoding multidrug effflux MFS transporter, protein MKQETHTVKKEFIALMAILMSLVALTIDAMLPALSQIGTSLQVADSNDSQLIITSVFLGMAMGLIFYGPLSDAYGRKKIIYLGIGIFILGNLLSIFSNSFPVMLAGRVLQGFGVASCRVVSLAMIRDQFAGPQMGKVMSLIMMFFIMVPALAPSVGQGILLFSHWRAIFVLVLVFGLICFFWLHFRQAETLVPEKRIPLSLASLKAGAAETLKHPVSRSYMLASGITFGAFLGYLSSAQQILQHQYQLGELFSLYFGALALAIGLSSFANSRLVMHFDMAKLCHWALIVITVTALAFYCYVEVLAEQPSLTALMAYLAVTFFSVGILFGNLNTLALHPLGHIAGIATSVISSVQTFISVLIGGIIGQLYDASVVPLVLGFFFCSLSTLILIYRTRKTSAI, encoded by the coding sequence ATGAAGCAAGAGACACACACGGTAAAAAAAGAGTTTATCGCCCTGATGGCAATACTGATGTCGCTGGTGGCCCTAACCATAGATGCCATGTTACCGGCACTGAGCCAGATAGGGACAAGTTTGCAGGTAGCAGACAGCAATGACAGCCAGCTGATTATCACCAGCGTTTTTCTGGGCATGGCAATGGGGCTGATATTCTACGGCCCATTATCGGATGCCTATGGCCGCAAAAAAATCATTTATCTGGGCATAGGTATTTTTATCCTGGGTAACCTGCTGTCAATATTCTCAAACAGCTTCCCGGTTATGCTGGCCGGCCGGGTACTGCAGGGCTTCGGCGTTGCCTCCTGCCGGGTGGTCTCCCTGGCGATGATACGGGATCAGTTTGCAGGCCCGCAAATGGGTAAAGTAATGTCGCTTATCATGATGTTTTTTATCATGGTGCCTGCCCTCGCCCCTTCGGTAGGACAAGGGATCTTATTATTCAGCCACTGGCGGGCCATTTTTGTACTGGTGTTAGTGTTTGGCCTGATCTGTTTTTTCTGGCTGCACTTTCGCCAGGCAGAAACCCTGGTACCGGAAAAACGTATTCCTTTGTCGCTGGCCTCTTTAAAAGCCGGCGCCGCTGAAACCTTAAAGCATCCGGTATCACGCAGTTATATGCTCGCCTCCGGAATCACCTTCGGCGCATTTCTCGGTTACTTAAGCAGCGCACAGCAAATACTGCAACACCAATATCAGCTGGGTGAGCTGTTTTCCCTCTATTTTGGCGCCCTGGCACTTGCAATTGGCTTATCCTCATTTGCCAATTCAAGGCTGGTGATGCATTTTGATATGGCTAAGCTGTGCCACTGGGCATTAATTGTTATTACCGTTACCGCTTTAGCTTTTTATTGTTATGTTGAAGTTTTGGCGGAACAGCCGTCGCTGACGGCATTAATGGCGTATCTGGCTGTTACTTTTTTCAGCGTTGGCATTTTATTTGGCAATTTAAATACCCTGGCATTACACCCTTTGGGACATATTGCCGGCATTGCCACTTCAGTGATCAGTTCAGTGCAAACTTTCATTTCCGTACTTATTGGCGGCATTATAGGCCAGCTCTATGACGCCAGTGTTGTTCCCCTGGTACTGGGTTTTTTCTTTTGCAGTTTATCTACTCTGATTTTGATTTACCGGACAAGAAAAACAAGTGCGATATAG
- a CDS encoding GNAT family N-acetyltransferase: MQKFSTKRLFIRPLEKQDQELYCRLYTDKEIMRHICPPLSKEQARKAFNTTLAQQVDGNPNQFSWTIISKATNEGIGIVGFHSPEKEHAILGLLILKNFQGQGYAPEVFKQLINVCNTAYGFKKFTSQVQKANINSIKFLKLIGFQDEPSLETKDIGTYVFTL, encoded by the coding sequence ATGCAAAAGTTCAGCACGAAAAGATTATTTATCCGGCCACTAGAAAAACAAGATCAAGAATTATATTGTCGCTTATATACCGACAAAGAAATCATGCGCCACATTTGCCCCCCCTTAAGCAAAGAGCAAGCTAGAAAAGCTTTTAATACCACCCTTGCTCAACAAGTTGATGGAAACCCAAACCAATTTAGTTGGACGATAATTTCCAAAGCTACTAACGAGGGAATCGGAATTGTAGGTTTTCACTCACCAGAAAAAGAACATGCCATTTTAGGGCTGCTAATATTAAAAAATTTTCAAGGGCAAGGTTATGCTCCAGAAGTATTTAAGCAGCTAATTAATGTATGTAATACAGCCTATGGTTTTAAAAAATTTACATCTCAAGTTCAAAAGGCGAATATAAACAGTATTAAATTTCTTAAATTAATAGGTTTTCAAGATGAGCCTTCATTAGAGACAAAAGATATAGGTACATATGTTTTCACTTTATAA